From the Brassica napus cultivar Da-Ae unplaced genomic scaffold, Da-Ae ScsIHWf_218;HRSCAF=382, whole genome shotgun sequence genome, one window contains:
- the LOC106408749 gene encoding uncharacterized protein LOC106408749 produces MYDFTVIFEEIEAVNHALHGYLQRVDVRLWTRVHFPGERWFAERREDARSQPTTLTRGVEKLLHGRVTAARDLTVQRIDDHHNEVKYEFSGESLNVVNLAKRKCTCRHFEHEKLTYVHTIAAAEYMNVCRISLCSPYYNSAYLVSAYAESVMPVDSAQHVSGIVANQPCLPPSICQQPGSPKKNMMKSALEVALANKRPRDMFSM; encoded by the exons ATGTATGACTTTACTGTGATTTTTGAGGAGATTGAAGCGGTTAATCATGCACTCCACGGCTACCTCCAAAGAGTTGATGTCCGACTGTGGACGCGTGTTCATTTCCCGGGCGAGag ATGGTTTGCTGAACGGAGAGAGGATGCCAGATCGCAGCCAACCACGCTTACGCGTGGTGTGGAGAAACTACTACAT gGTCGTGTAACTGCCGCTAGAGATTTGACGGTACAAAGGATCGATGATCATCACAATGAAGTTAAATATGAATTTTCTGGCGAGTCTTTGAATGTTGTTAATTTGGCAAAGCGAAAGTGCACATGTCGGCATTTCGAACACGAGAAATTAACATATGTACACACAATCGCAGCTGCGGAGTACATGAATGTTTGTCGTATATCCCTGTGCAGTCCTTACTATAACAGCGCTTATTTGGTGAGCGCATACGCTGAATCGGTCATGCCGGTTGACTCAGCGCAACATGTTTCAGGAATCGTGGCTAACCAACCATGCTTGCCCCCGTCTATTTGTCAACAACCAGGAAGTCCTaagaaaaatatgatgaaaTCTGCTTTAGAAGTTGCACTTGCAAATAAACGTCCTAGGGACATGTTCTCGATGTAG